The Megalops cyprinoides isolate fMegCyp1 chromosome 9, fMegCyp1.pri, whole genome shotgun sequence genome has a window encoding:
- the LOC118783468 gene encoding protein Wnt-11-like has protein sequence MNRPSQPASLCLLSLLWMFQVCSGIKWLALSQTPASMSINRTQHCKQLRGLVSAQVQLCRNNLELMQTIIQAAREVKKTCQKTFADMRWNCSSIETAPQYLPDLERGTRESAFVYALSAATISHTIARACTSGDLRYCSCGPIPGEVPQPGYRWGGCADNLHYGLLMGTKFSDAPMKMRKSRSQANKLMHLHNSEVGRQALRDALELKCKCHGVSGSCSIRTCWKGLQDLKDIAMDLKTKYLSATKVVHRPMGTRKQLVPKDIDIRPVRENELVYLQSSPDFCHRNEKQGSFGTQGRQCNKTSIGSDSCDLMCCGRGYNPYTETLVEKCHCKYHWCCYVTCKRCERTVERYICK, from the exons GGCCCTGTCGCAGACGCCCGCTTCCATGAGCATCAACCGGACTCAGCACTGCAAGCAGCTGCGGGGCCTGGTGTCCGCTCAGGTGCAGCTGTGCCGCAACAACCTGGAGCTCATGCAGACCATCATCCAGGCCGCCCGCGAGGTGAAGAAGACCTGCCAGAAGACCTTCGCTGACATGCGCTGGAACTGCTCCTCCATCGAGACCGCCCCGCAGTACCTTCCAGACCTGGAGAGAG GCACAAGGGAGTCTGCGTTCGTGTACGCCCTGTCCGCTGCCACCATCAGCCACACCATCGCCCGGGCCTGCACGTCGGGCGACCTGCGATACTGCTCCTGCGGCCCCATCCCGGGCGAGGTTCCCCAGCCCGGGTACCGCTGGGGCGGCTGCGCGGACAACCTGCACTACGGCCTGCTTATGGGCACCAAGTTCTCCGACGCCCCCATGAAGATGAGGAAGTCCCGCTCCCAGGCCAACAAGCTGATGCACCTGCACAACAGCGAAGTGGGCCGGCAG GCCCTGCGAGACGCGCTGGAGCTGAAATGTAAGTGTCACGGCGTCTCCGGCTCCTGCTCCATCAGAACCTGCTGGAAGGGCCTGCAGGACCTGAAGGACATCGCCATGGACCTGAAGACCAAGTACCTGTCCGCCACCAAGGTGGTGCACCGGCCCATGGGCACCAGGAAGCAGCTGGTCCCCAAGGACATCGACATCAGGCCCGTCCGGGAGAATGAGCTCGTCTACCTGCAGAGCTCACCCGACTTCTGCCACAGGAACGAGAAGCAGGGCTCCTTCGGGACGCAGGGCAG GCAGTGTAACAAGACCTCCATTGGCAGCGACAGCTGTGACCTCATGTGCTGTGGGCGGGGCTACAACCCCTACACCGAGACGCTGGTGGAGAAGTGTCACTGCAAGTACCACTGGTGCTGCTACGTCACGTGCAAGAGGTGCGAGAGGACAGTGGAACGGTACATTTGCAAAtga